The Nitrosopumilus cobalaminigenes genome contains a region encoding:
- a CDS encoding HAD family hydrolase, translating into MTLIKNSEGIYVDDSKIDILNNVDAIIFDCDGVLIDITKSYDLAIIKTTQYVLENLAKISNPIEIDFEIIDGFKSTGGFNDEVDLTYAAIISLVAASQLEKDQRNFIFDVIKNSDSTGIISVEKYLETLTDVSNIKKQLSYPGTHHENPLYQIFDQLFYGPDLYQKLFNQTSKFSESGLIEQDDVIINDILIEKLLDKFNSKLAMVTGRGKESVRYSLKSLLSKFDLQNSMFLEDESRELAKPNPKSLLNSIQGMNSICSLYVGDSMEDFIMAKKTTDSGHETVFCGIIGTSKNPQAKLDLFEKNNAILVLDSIHQLPKVLNLD; encoded by the coding sequence ATGACTCTGATAAAAAATTCTGAAGGAATCTATGTAGATGATTCTAAAATTGATATTCTAAATAATGTAGATGCAATAATTTTTGATTGTGATGGTGTTTTAATTGACATTACAAAATCTTATGATTTAGCAATAATCAAAACAACTCAATATGTATTAGAAAACTTGGCAAAAATTTCTAATCCTATTGAAATTGATTTTGAAATTATTGATGGATTCAAATCTACTGGTGGTTTTAATGATGAAGTTGATTTAACATATGCTGCCATTATTTCTCTTGTTGCTGCAAGTCAATTAGAAAAAGATCAAAGAAATTTTATTTTTGATGTAATAAAAAATTCTGATTCAACTGGAATTATTTCAGTAGAAAAATATCTTGAAACTTTAACTGATGTATCAAATATCAAAAAACAATTATCCTATCCTGGAACTCATCATGAAAATCCACTTTATCAAATATTTGATCAGCTTTTCTATGGACCAGACTTATATCAAAAATTATTTAATCAAACTTCAAAATTCTCTGAATCTGGTTTGATTGAACAAGATGATGTTATAATAAATGATATTTTGATAGAAAAATTACTAGATAAATTTAATTCAAAACTTGCTATGGTAACTGGACGAGGAAAAGAATCAGTTAGATATTCATTAAAATCTCTTTTATCAAAATTTGATTTACAGAATTCTATGTTTCTTGAAGATGAATCACGTGAATTGGCAAAACCTAATCCTAAATCACTACTAAATTCTATCCAAGGAATGAATTCTATTTGTTCTCTTTATGTTGGAGATTCTATGGAGGACTTTATCATGGCTAAAAAAACAACTGATTCTGGACATGAGACAGTATTCTGTGGAATTATAGGTACTAGCAAAAATCCTCAAGCCAAGTTAGATTTGTTTGAGAAAAATAATGCCATTTTGGTGTTGGATTCTATCCATCAATTACCAAAGGTATTAAATTTAGATTGA
- the hisC gene encoding histidinol-phosphate transaminase, with protein sequence MKKNWFEEKIKKFNSIGGYQKPEFIQDSVKLDSNENYVISKQFQNDIISSARKNSDIREYPLGGVERLINAISKFTKIPSYMIGVGNGSDQILDLILSNFASKQTKVLTSNPTFGFFEERCKLYNIPLIAIPFSDDMELDMKDFTKKSKNADILYLDSPNNPTGFQFSKNELQKLIKSFDGLVIIDEAYGEFSEYSLSNLTKTQENLIVVQTLSKSFGLAGLRLGYFIANKKFTESFMNVLQYPYPVSTITIESGIQALEKSNLMKDAIDTIKIERKRIIETLRKYDAFEVFDSKANFVLFDAHGAYKRVYSALAEQGISIRKLGKIGNHDGCLRVTIGTKEMNSKFLLAIRDLLG encoded by the coding sequence TTGAAAAAAAATTGGTTTGAAGAAAAAATAAAAAAATTTAATTCAATTGGGGGATACCAAAAACCAGAATTTATTCAAGATTCAGTAAAATTAGATTCGAATGAAAATTATGTTATTTCCAAACAATTCCAAAATGATATTATTTCTTCTGCAAGAAAAAATTCTGATATTAGGGAATATCCTCTCGGTGGTGTTGAGAGACTAATTAATGCAATATCTAAATTTACAAAAATACCGTCGTATATGATTGGTGTTGGAAATGGCTCTGATCAAATTCTAGATTTGATTCTTTCAAATTTTGCTTCAAAACAAACCAAGGTTCTAACTTCAAATCCTACTTTTGGATTTTTTGAAGAACGTTGTAAACTCTATAATATTCCATTAATTGCAATTCCATTTTCTGATGATATGGAATTAGACATGAAAGATTTTACAAAAAAATCTAAAAATGCTGATATCCTTTATCTTGACTCTCCAAACAATCCTACAGGATTTCAATTTTCAAAAAATGAATTGCAAAAATTGATCAAATCTTTTGATGGCCTTGTAATTATTGATGAAGCATATGGAGAATTTAGTGAATACTCTCTTTCTAATTTAACTAAAACTCAAGAAAATCTTATAGTTGTTCAAACTCTTTCAAAATCATTTGGTTTAGCTGGATTACGATTGGGTTATTTCATTGCAAACAAAAAATTTACAGAATCTTTCATGAATGTTTTACAATACCCATACCCTGTAAGTACCATTACTATTGAATCTGGAATTCAGGCTCTAGAAAAATCTAATTTGATGAAAGATGCTATTGATACCATCAAAATTGAGAGAAAACGAATAATTGAAACTTTACGAAAATATGATGCCTTTGAAGTGTTTGATTCCAAGGCTAATTTTGTTCTTTTTGATGCTCATGGAGCCTATAAGCGAGTATATTCAGCATTGGCAGAACAGGGAATTTCTATTAGAAAACTAGGAAAAATTGGAAATCATGATGGATGTCTTAGAGTAACTATTGGAACTAAAGAAATGAATTCAAAATTTTTACTTGCTATTCGTGATTTACTAGGATGA
- the hisD gene encoding histidinol dehydrogenase yields MRIIKVSNVETFAEKIIPKQPQNNKTIVESILKNVRKNGDVAVRKYEKKFSKANISSLRISENEIKNAYSKVSKAELDAIKLAKDRLGKTESVVKSLLKNKTINHDGIKISKNFIPIQSVGCYIPGGLARYPSSVMMSVVPAKIAGVKRIVVVSPPNSDGKIDPLTIVAADICGANEIYKTGGAQSIGALSYGTKSIPKVDKIVGPGGAFVTSAKSLVSIQTGIDMLAGPTELGIIADNSANAKFVALDLISQSEHSNDTFCYLITTSEKLAASVKKIVSELLPTIQRRKIAKYSLENNGFIGICKTNSDMIKLANILAPEHLQIITKNSESISSKITSSGLILIGNNTPSAASDYILGSNHILPTNGFGKIRGSLSILDFIKVNTQITSSKKSLSKISKYIKILTEAEGLSNHYEAVRGRLN; encoded by the coding sequence ATGAGAATAATCAAAGTATCTAATGTTGAAACGTTTGCAGAAAAAATTATCCCAAAACAGCCTCAAAACAACAAAACCATAGTCGAATCTATACTAAAAAATGTTAGAAAAAATGGCGATGTTGCTGTTAGGAAATATGAAAAGAAATTCAGTAAAGCAAATATTTCTTCCTTACGAATATCTGAAAATGAAATAAAAAATGCTTATTCAAAAGTGTCAAAAGCTGAACTTGATGCAATTAAACTAGCAAAAGATAGACTCGGCAAAACAGAATCTGTGGTTAAATCACTATTAAAAAATAAAACAATCAATCATGATGGAATAAAAATCTCTAAAAATTTCATTCCAATTCAAAGTGTAGGATGTTACATTCCAGGTGGATTAGCTAGATACCCAAGTTCTGTAATGATGTCTGTAGTTCCAGCTAAAATTGCTGGTGTCAAAAGAATAGTAGTTGTATCTCCACCTAATTCTGATGGAAAGATTGATCCGTTAACAATTGTAGCTGCTGATATTTGTGGCGCTAATGAAATTTACAAAACAGGCGGGGCACAATCTATTGGTGCATTATCTTATGGAACAAAATCCATTCCCAAAGTTGACAAAATTGTAGGTCCCGGTGGGGCATTTGTCACATCTGCAAAATCTTTAGTAAGTATACAGACTGGTATTGATATGCTTGCAGGTCCTACTGAGTTAGGAATTATAGCTGATAATTCTGCTAATGCTAAATTTGTTGCACTAGATTTGATTTCTCAATCTGAACACAGCAATGACACATTTTGTTATTTGATAACTACGTCTGAAAAACTTGCAGCATCAGTTAAGAAAATCGTCTCTGAATTGCTTCCAACAATCCAGAGACGAAAAATTGCAAAATATAGTCTTGAAAATAATGGATTTATTGGAATCTGTAAGACTAATTCTGATATGATAAAACTTGCAAATATTTTAGCTCCTGAACACTTGCAAATTATAACCAAAAATTCTGAATCAATATCCTCAAAAATCACTTCTTCTGGTCTAATTTTGATAGGAAATAACACTCCTTCAGCTGCTAGTGACTATATTTTAGGCTCAAATCACATACTTCCAACAAATGGATTTGGAAAAATTCGAGGTTCCCTTTCTATTTTAGATTTCATCAAAGTAAACACACAGATTACATCATCTAAAAAATCTCTTTCAAAGATCTCAAAATACATCAAAATATTGACTGAAGCTGAAGGCCTTTCCAATCACTATGAAGCAGTTAGGGGTAGATTAAATTGA
- the hisG gene encoding ATP phosphoribosyltransferase produces the protein MSEVKFAIPKGSLEDATFKLLEKSWTKVNRKSRTYRVYLDDPSIIVKMLRPQEIPTLVAEGLYDVGITGKDWVGETNSDVEPILDLEYGKIRLVIAFPDKYRYKNLDEMIADYGKKKKTLRISSEYLTTASKFLKQCKSYKKYYGSKDPLIVTPWVRLGNNKNVQIHLSFGATEAKPPEDVDAIMDVTETGTTLKQNKLKIVDEVLTSTAHLIVNKKSLKDPKKREKIFDIVTLMRGAVHGRKFLHIYLNVEEKNLKKLLTQMPSLKKPTISPLSEQGWFGVNTVIKKEEFHKLIPKLRKIAQGLVVHEPRQILELEEIKRDEEN, from the coding sequence ATGTCTGAAGTAAAATTTGCTATTCCTAAAGGTAGTCTTGAAGATGCTACTTTCAAACTATTAGAAAAATCTTGGACTAAGGTAAATAGGAAAAGTAGAACTTATCGAGTCTATTTGGATGATCCTAGTATTATTGTCAAAATGCTTCGTCCTCAAGAAATTCCAACATTGGTTGCTGAAGGACTGTATGATGTTGGAATTACAGGTAAAGATTGGGTGGGAGAAACAAATTCTGATGTTGAACCAATATTGGATTTAGAATATGGAAAAATTAGATTAGTGATTGCATTTCCAGATAAATATCGCTACAAAAACCTTGATGAAATGATTGCAGATTATGGTAAAAAGAAAAAAACACTTAGAATTTCATCTGAGTATCTCACAACTGCTTCAAAATTTCTAAAACAATGCAAGTCTTACAAAAAATACTATGGCTCTAAAGATCCTCTTATTGTAACTCCTTGGGTTCGATTAGGAAATAACAAAAATGTTCAAATTCATTTATCATTTGGTGCAACTGAAGCAAAGCCTCCTGAAGATGTTGATGCAATAATGGATGTTACTGAGACTGGAACAACTCTTAAACAAAATAAACTCAAAATTGTAGATGAGGTATTAACTTCAACTGCACATTTGATTGTAAATAAAAAATCATTAAAAGATCCTAAAAAACGTGAAAAAATCTTTGATATTGTTACGTTGATGAGAGGTGCAGTTCATGGAAGAAAATTCTTACACATTTATCTAAATGTGGAGGAAAAAAATCTGAAAAAACTGTTGACACAGATGCCTTCTCTCAAAAAACCAACAATAAGTCCATTAAGTGAACAAGGATGGTTTGGTGTGAATACAGTCATTAAAAAAGAAGAATTCCACAAACTTATTCCTAAACTAAGGAAAATTGCTCAAGGTCTTGTAGTTCATGAACCAAGACAAATACTTGAACTTGAGGAGATAAAGCGTGACGAAGAAAATTGA